The Colletotrichum destructivum chromosome 7, complete sequence genome contains the following window.
GTATGGTTGGTGACAGGGATAAGTGCACCGTTGGATTGGATTGGGTTGTTGTATTGATAGTGACAGTCTGATAGAGCAGCTCGATGTAATAACTTAACCTTGAAACCAGAAGCTTAATCTTCACAGAGAGATCGGCGCTAACGTAGGATTTCAAGCCACGTGGAGGACCTATTGAGTTTTTTCAAAGGGAACTAATTGTCCAGACTATTTGGAAGAGCGAAAATGTAGGATTGACTGAGAGGGTTGAGAGGTTGCAGCAAGCTTCAGACTGAGGGAGTAACCACAAGAAGAGATTGCACCTTTGGTTTGGATGTTGAGTTCCACTCCGAATCTTCAGATATTGCAGGCAAATCGTAGTGGTGCCACCAGGTGTGAGCGCATAGTCAAATGTTGCATTCATAGAACCCCAATATGGAGGACCGACCAACGCATCCAATCAACAATTGGATACCCACGAACCTGGCCGGCTGGCGCAATGGTAGCGCGTCAGACTTCTACTGTCTCTCCCGAGATGTAGCGATCTGAAGGCTGCGGGTTCGAGCCCCGCGTTGGTCAACTTTTTTGGTATTTAGCGGCATTGCATTCGTGTTGGTTCTCTAAACAGAGCCCTCTCTTTTTTGGCGTACCTAGCTAGATGTTATTATAAAAGGATGGCTGCTTGTGGGTGAGACACTCTTAGGTGATGCAACAGACGGTAACGGAATCCAGAAACAGAGCTAGTCATTATGAGAATCTAACAACGGCATTCTTTTTGTTCCAGTCTGCTTCCGGATGTGTATTTTGGCTACCTGCCTTAGTTAGGTACACCGTACAAGTAGTTCCCTACTTGAATGCGCTTGCAGGACCCTGACCGACTCTTTACGTCATGCAGGTACCAGAAACGTTTCGGTGTCCGAATCCGGCCTTCGCTTCTCACCGAAGACTCACCGAAATGCCCCCACTTAATTCCTGATGGTCGCATAATCGCAAACCGCCCGCGTCAAGCTCCGGCTctgctccctctctcctACGGCAAGCTTCAGAGCCCAACACCCAAAATGGTACGTTCCGCCGTTTCCCCTCGGACAGTCGACGATCTGGCGCCTACACATGCGTCTTGCCCGCAACAGCGCCCCCCTCGTCTCGTGCTATGATCCGCTGACGTTGCCGTCGCAGTTACCCCTCGGCCTCTTGAACGCTGCCCAAGGGCACCCCATGCTCGTGGAGCTGAAGAATGGCGAAACCCTCAACGGCCACCTGGTCATGTGCGATACCTGGATGAACCTGACGTTGAAGGAGGTCGTGCAGACGAGTCCGGTACGCGACACTCGCCGATAATCCCCGAATACACCAAAAACCTCCTCACACAGCTTGGGTTGCGACTGACGATGATGCAGGAAGGTGACAAGTTCGTCAAGATCCCCGAAGTCTACGTGAAAGGAAACAATGTACGCCCCGAACGCCATCCGCACCCCTCCACAAAAAACCCAACGATATGCTGACGCGCCTTTTTTTTGCAGATCAAATACCTGCGAGTCCccgacgacatcatcgacgtGGTCAAGGAAAACCAGGCGAACCACCAGCAAGGAGGCTTCCGCGGTGGCAGAGGAGGAAACAGGGGGGACCACGgcggtcgcggcggcggcggcgacagaggcagaggcagaggccaGGGCCGCGGAGGACGCGGCCGCGGTAACCGTGGTGGTTCATGATGATATGCCCGACACGATCTCGACGAGCCAACCGTGGCGCACCCGAATACCCTCGATGGTGGTCCTACATAATGTCGACGAAGAGAATCCCCTTTTGGAGGTGCAGACTCTTTATCATCTAAGGGTCTTGCGCGAAAGGAAGGATGCATGCATGCGGCTGTCATGCTGGGCCGGAGGGCGCACTGGAGGACAGAATCGCCGCCTTGTGGCCCGCatcggagggggggggggggggaagcatGCGAACCGACAGAATCATTTTACGTACTTTAAGCATAACAACAAAAAAGAGAAACAAACCCCTTGAGAGGGTCACGACAATTTTCCACGTTTTTGCTAATAGCGATTGATCCTAGCTATCTAGAGAAGTAGGTATTTTGGGTACCTGTTCGTAAACCCCCATCTCGACCATGGCTGCCAAACGCACAAGTCACGTGACTTGGCAGACCGGTGCATCATCTCGGTGAGAGAAGCTCCGAAATCTGCAACCTCccaaagcccccccccccccccccccccgggatTCAAAGCTCCTCCCCGCCCTTGCGCCCGCATACTTCCACCCTCGGCTTCATGTCAGGCTCTCGAGCTGTCTTTGACGGGCTGTGGCGCTGCCTTTGCCCTTCAGCCGATGCATACGTCGCGGCCAGACTCCTCAActcgccctctctccctAGAGTCTCGATCGCGACGAGCCACCGAAGGCGACCCGTTCCGTCTTCCCGCGGCCCCGCCATTCGCACACAATGCCGTCGACACGCGACTACCGCGGCCTCCGTACCACGCTCGGAAAGGAATTCGGcgctggccgacgatgatAGAGCTCCAACAGACGATACAGCCTGGTCGGAAGGACAGCAGGACACGGCGCCGACCGAAGCCAATGCGCCCGACCCAAACGAACAGCTGCGAGCTGCGCCGCTGTCCGCCATATACGATGCCTTGCGAGTTCTGAAAGGCCAGCCAAAGAGCTTTGACAAAGTTACAACCTTCATCACACACCTTGCCCAGTACCGGAAAGCCGAGTTGAGCCCCCAGCTCTACGAGCACCTTATCGTGGCGACGGCCGACGTCaagggctcggcggcgatgttggcGCAGCTGTTTGCCGAGATGAAGCAGCTGCAGATCAAGCCGACCATCTCCATCTGCCATGCCGCGCTGGCTGTATGTTTTGTCTTCCAAGGAGTTTTTGGCGTTGGAATCCTTCTTCTGACTCCTCCCAATGACAGGTCCTCGCCGTACACCCCGACTACCTGGTCCGAAACGAGGTCATTACGGCCCTGAAGCAGTCGTGGGCCGATGTCAGCGTCGACGGGCAGAGCCACATTGCTCTCGGCCTGCTCCGCGATGGACAGCTAGAGATGGCGCTCGACGCGCTGGAGTCTTTGATGGACAAGCAAGTCGCCATCCCCTCGTGGGTCTACGACATCTTCATGTTCGTATTCGCCCAGcacggcttcgtcgacgaggccatcaagcTGGCCCATGGTAAGGTCCATACCGGGAGTGAAGTGAAACTCGCCGTGTGGTATATGCTCCTCGACACATGCGCGCTTGCGTATCACTACGAGGGCACCAAGTACATCTGGGGTCGGCTGCTGGACACGGACAGGGAGCACCTGTCGGACGGCGTCCTGCTCAACGTCATGAACACGGCCACGAGACAGCACGACTTTGAGCTCGCCACGAGCGCGGCTCGCCTCGTCACGCAGAGGGGAAGCAAGCTATTTGCCCACCACTACGAAGCTCTGATCGAATGCTACGGCGGCGCAGGGGACATGACGAGTGCCCTGCGGGTCCTCTGCATCATGTTCAGGGCCATCTCCGTCGCGCCCTACGCCAGCACCCGCTCGATCTACAGCTGGATCAAGAAGCACCCGGAGAGCATCGACTCGGCGCTGCAGACCCTGACGGAGCTGGTCCCCAACTACAAGGTCCCCATCGCAGCCCTCAACGTCCTAATCGAGGTTGCCGTAGACTGCCACGGGTATGCCAAGGCGTTGGAGATCTACAAGAACGCGCACAAGTACACCGAGGCGGCCCCCAACCACGTCACCATCCGGTACGTGCTCCAGGCGTGCGACGACCTGGAGTCCCTCAAGGCGCTAGTGGCGGAGAACCCGGAGCTGGCGCTGAAGGGGGACCCGGGGGTCTTTGGCAAAGCCGTCTACGAGTACGCCGTGGCCGGAGACCTCGACCTGGCGTACAGGTGCGTCGCGCTGTACGGCGAGCCCCCCGCGGCGTCTGCCGATgagggggaggcggagaAGCCCGGCAATGCGGAGCCGTGGATCCCCAAGAAGACGCTGCTCACGCTCGTCAGGAAGTCGCTCGACGTGCAGGACGAACGCGTCTGGTGGCTAatcgagcaggccgagaggCGGAACATGGACGTACAGTCGGGCATCGCGAAGCTGATGGCTTCCTTTGCCGAGGAGATCAAGCGCAGCACGGGGCTGGCGCAGGAGGACCGCACTTTCACCGAGGGCCTGGAGCCGCAGCATCACTCCACGTCGTGACACTGAGAGGAGCCCTTGTAGCTGAAGCGCTCATGGCGGAGCTTAACATTGCGTCCCGTCAAGCAAGCCGCGTAGCGATGCTGAACAACGCCGCAACATTTGTACAACACCTTTGTGGCTCAAGAGAGCTACTCAATACCAATTGTTTCAACGCATCTTTCTTTGCTTTTGGCTATCTCATGGCACATGACCATGGCACATGACTACTCTCGTACACTTTCCCTATGTCGGACAGCACCAACCTTATCTTGACATTGATGAAGAGTGAAGACGCCCAAGAGACCAACTTCAGTCACACAGATCTTGCTCAAGTCCTTCATTTTGTCAACGTCTcacacccccccccagtGTCCCGGAAGTGGGTCGGATTTCAAGATTTTGAAGCCTCAACAGTCCATAGCACATCATTCCTCTCAAGGCTTGGCAGCCGCTCGATTTATAAGTCAGTTCACGGCCACGGAGGGAGGACGTGCCGTCTCAGACATGGCAGCCATCTATCTATTTACCACTAGGCTTAGCTCGGAGCAAATCACATTAACCTTTTTTGCTCGTCGGCCAATCAAGAGCTGCATGGAGAGACATCTCTTTGGTAGATAGATCAACCTAGCGGATCTTGCTGATAAATCCACTGCAGTCCGCACGAAGGATTAGTGATTATGCCGCGTAGTGGCTGTTAGTCTCGGCGACATCTCCACCCTGATGCTCACTAACACCAACGACTTCGTTGAGGGAACATATCTCAATTTCCAGCGCCCGCACGCCATCCCACCGCACCTCAACGTCATAACAAGACAacttggaggggggggggggggggggggggtctaGAGGGACGGGAAGTATGTGGACGGTTCAAACACCCTGGCGTTACGGTAAGATCTTACCGAATCCCAGGGAAACAGATTTACGAAGCCTGCCTCTCTCCCtagtcccccccccccaccctctTGCAGGACTTCACCATTCACGCCTTGTTACACTGGGGATCTAGTCCAC
Protein-coding sequences here:
- a CDS encoding Putative tetratricopeptide-like helical domain superfamily, producing MSGSRAVFDGLWRCLCPSADAYVAARLLNSPSLPRVSIATSHRRRPVPSSRGPAIRTQCRRHATTAASVPRSERNSALADDDRAPTDDTAWSEGQQDTAPTEANAPDPNEQLRAAPLSAIYDALRVLKGQPKSFDKVTTFITHLAQYRKAELSPQLYEHLIVATADVKGSAAMLAQLFAEMKQLQIKPTISICHAALAVLAVHPDYLVRNEVITALKQSWADVSVDGQSHIALGLLRDGQLEMALDALESLMDKQVAIPSWVYDIFMFVFAQHGFVDEAIKLAHGKVHTGSEVKLAVWYMLLDTCALAYHYEGTKYIWGRLLDTDREHLSDGVLLNVMNTATRQHDFELATSAARLVTQRGSKLFAHHYEALIECYGGAGDMTSALRVLCIMFRAISVAPYASTRSIYSWIKKHPESIDSALQTLTELVPNYKVPIAALNVLIEVAVDCHGYAKALEIYKNAHKYTEAAPNHVTIRYVLQACDDLESLKALVAENPELALKGDPGVFGKAVYEYAVAGDLDLAYRCVALYGEPPAASADEGEAEKPGNAEPWIPKKTLLTLVRKSLDVQDERVWWLIEQAERRNMDVQSGIAKLMASFAEEIKRSTGLAQEDRTFTEGLEPQHHSTS
- a CDS encoding Putative like-Sm (LSM) domain containing protein, LSm4/SmD1/SmD3, with the translated sequence MLPLGLLNAAQGHPMLVELKNGETLNGHLVMCDTWMNLTLKEVVQTSPEGDKFVKIPEVYVKGNNIKYLRVPDDIIDVVKENQANHQQGGFRGGRGGNRGDHGGRGGGGDRGRGRGQGRGGRGRGNRGGS